One Azoarcus sp. DN11 DNA segment encodes these proteins:
- the ccmD gene encoding heme exporter protein CcmD — MQWESWSAFWNMGGFAFFVWGSYGLALLLVVGELILVTRRRRDTVRRLLRLRRANAAGAGGRRAFEEIVE; from the coding sequence ATGCAGTGGGAATCCTGGAGCGCGTTCTGGAATATGGGCGGTTTTGCCTTTTTCGTGTGGGGCAGTTACGGCCTGGCGCTGCTGCTCGTCGTCGGGGAACTGATCCTCGTCACGCGTCGTCGTAGGGATACCGTGCGGCGCCTGTTGCGCCTGCGCCGGGCCAATGCGGCCGGTGCAGGCGGCCGTCGTGCTTTTGAGGAGATCGTTGAATGA
- a CDS encoding NapC/NirT family cytochrome c, translating into MTQDNNNAKGSPWQRLRRLAFGAVGIAFVAGIIFWGGFNTVLELTNREAFCIGCHEMKENVFKEYRNTIHYQNRTGVRATCPDCHVPKEWIPKIIRKIQASNEVFHHLLGSIDTPEKFDAKRIQLAQNEWRRMKKNNSQECRNCHNYEYFDYSVQGRRSNKAHQAGLAEGKTCIDCHKGVAHSLPPIEQDIGAAHESVAPEVFHPPAPPRQE; encoded by the coding sequence ATGACCCAGGACAACAACAACGCGAAGGGCAGCCCGTGGCAGCGCCTGCGTCGCCTCGCCTTCGGCGCCGTCGGCATTGCCTTCGTCGCCGGCATCATCTTCTGGGGCGGCTTCAACACGGTGCTGGAACTCACCAACCGCGAAGCCTTCTGCATCGGCTGCCACGAGATGAAGGAAAACGTCTTCAAGGAGTACCGCAACACCATCCACTACCAGAACCGCACCGGTGTGCGCGCCACCTGCCCGGATTGCCACGTGCCGAAGGAATGGATCCCCAAGATCATCCGCAAGATCCAGGCATCCAACGAAGTCTTCCACCACCTGCTCGGCTCGATCGACACCCCCGAGAAGTTCGACGCCAAGCGCATCCAGCTCGCGCAGAACGAATGGCGCCGCATGAAGAAGAACAACTCGCAGGAATGCCGCAACTGCCACAACTACGAGTACTTCGACTACTCCGTGCAGGGGCGGCGCTCCAACAAGGCGCACCAGGCCGGGCTCGCCGAGGGCAAGACCTGCATCGACTGCCACAAGGGCGTCGCGCACTCGCTGCCGCCGATCGAGCAGGACATCGGCGCGGCGCATGAAAGTGTCGCGCCCGAGGTGTTCCACCCGCCGGCACCGCCCAGGCAGGAGTGA
- the ccmE gene encoding cytochrome c maturation protein CcmE codes for MKPRSKRLMLLGGAVALLVGAVALVLSAFQENLVFFHTPTEVAAGKAPNGRTFRIGGLVEPGSIKRADDGVTVQFAITDTAKTIPVTYKGSLPDLFSEGKGAVVQGKLGPDGRFTASEVLAKHDENYMPPEAQHAVDQAHKTAQTVKQ; via the coding sequence ATGAAACCCCGTAGCAAACGGCTGATGCTGCTCGGCGGTGCCGTTGCACTGTTGGTCGGGGCGGTGGCGCTCGTGCTGTCCGCCTTCCAGGAGAACCTCGTGTTCTTCCATACGCCCACCGAAGTCGCTGCAGGCAAGGCCCCGAATGGCCGTACCTTCCGCATCGGCGGTCTGGTCGAACCGGGTTCGATCAAGCGCGCGGACGATGGCGTGACGGTGCAGTTCGCGATCACCGACACCGCGAAAACCATTCCCGTCACTTACAAGGGTTCGCTGCCCGACCTCTTCAGCGAGGGCAAGGGGGCGGTCGTGCAGGGCAAGCTGGGCCCTGATGGCCGGTTCACGGCCTCGGAAGTGCTCGCCAAGCACGACGAGAACTACATGCCGCCCGAAGCGCAGCACGCGGTCGACCAGGCGCACAAGACGGCTCAAACGGTGAAGCAATGA
- the ccmB gene encoding heme exporter protein CcmB produces the protein MSRALGPFAAVLSRDLLLAWRGRADVLVTLAFFVVVVCLFPFGVGAEPNQLRAIAPGVLWVAALLSTLLSLHRLFAQDHADGTLEQLLLTPEPTVLWVVAKISAHWIATGLPVVVVAPGLALLFDVEQGALGVLILSLALGTPILALLGAVGAALTLGLRGGGMLLALLVLPLFVPVLIFGAGAVDAYLSGSGAQAHLLLLGGGLLAALALAPLACAAALRIAVE, from the coding sequence TTGAGCCGCGCCCTGGGTCCCTTCGCCGCGGTCCTGAGCCGCGATCTCCTGCTCGCCTGGCGCGGCCGTGCCGACGTTCTCGTCACGCTCGCCTTCTTCGTCGTCGTCGTCTGCCTCTTTCCGTTCGGCGTCGGTGCCGAACCCAACCAGCTGCGCGCCATCGCGCCGGGCGTCCTGTGGGTGGCGGCGCTCCTGTCCACCCTGCTGTCACTGCATCGCCTGTTCGCCCAGGACCACGCCGACGGCACGCTCGAACAACTGCTGCTCACTCCCGAACCCACCGTCCTGTGGGTCGTCGCCAAGATATCCGCCCACTGGATCGCCACCGGCCTGCCGGTGGTCGTCGTCGCGCCGGGCCTTGCGCTGTTGTTCGACGTGGAGCAAGGTGCGCTCGGGGTGCTGATCCTCTCGCTGGCGCTCGGAACGCCGATCCTCGCGCTGCTGGGTGCGGTCGGTGCCGCCCTCACGCTGGGCCTGCGCGGGGGCGGCATGCTGCTCGCGCTGCTGGTGCTGCCGCTCTTCGTGCCGGTGCTGATCTTCGGTGCCGGCGCGGTGGACGCGTACCTGTCCGGCTCCGGCGCGCAGGCACATCTTTTGCTTCTTGGAGGCGGTCTGCTGGCCGCCCTTGCGCTGGCGCCGCTGGCCTGTGCGGCTGCACTCCGAATCGCCGTTGAATGA
- the ccmA gene encoding cytochrome c biogenesis heme-transporting ATPase CcmA yields MLYANALACVKGDRPLFRGLSLRVAPGDLVRVAGPNGFGKTSLLRILCGLALPESGEIRWNDVPINSDRESYHRTLLYLGHAPSLNDLLTPLENLRFACSSGGDKVDEEACVDALVRIGLAQQLDLPARVLSQGQRRRVGLARLFLEADRKLWILDEPFTALDVAAVADLTATLSEHCAAGGMVVLTTHQDAPFAKAPVVLDLTEVAC; encoded by the coding sequence ATGCTTTATGCCAACGCTCTCGCCTGCGTGAAGGGTGACCGCCCGTTGTTCCGTGGCCTCTCCCTGCGGGTCGCTCCGGGGGACTTGGTGCGTGTCGCCGGCCCGAACGGCTTCGGCAAAACCAGCCTGCTGCGTATCCTGTGCGGCCTCGCGCTGCCCGAAAGCGGCGAAATCCGCTGGAACGACGTGCCCATCAACAGCGACCGCGAAAGCTACCATCGCACCTTGCTGTACCTCGGGCACGCACCGTCCCTCAACGACCTCCTGACGCCGCTGGAGAACCTGCGCTTCGCGTGTTCCTCCGGGGGCGACAAGGTCGACGAGGAAGCCTGCGTCGATGCCCTGGTGCGCATCGGCCTCGCCCAGCAGCTCGATCTTCCCGCCCGTGTCCTGTCGCAGGGGCAGCGTCGGCGCGTCGGCCTGGCCCGTCTGTTCCTCGAAGCCGACCGCAAGCTGTGGATCCTCGATGAACCCTTCACGGCCCTCGACGTCGCCGCCGTGGCCGACCTGACCGCCACCCTTTCCGAACACTGCGCCGCCGGCGGCATGGTGGTGCTCACTACTCACCAGGATGCGCCGTTCGCCAAGGCTCCGGTGGTACTCGATCTTACCGAGGTAGCCTGTTGA
- the ccmC gene encoding heme ABC transporter permease CcmC: MQKPERSKSLFRFAAPQMFYPLAGRLAPWFAVVAAVLAAIGVWLGFFVAPTDAVQGDVYRVIYIHVAAAWMSMFVYLVMAFWSFVGLVMNTRLSFIMSQALAPTGAMFCFVALWTGSLWGKPTWGAYWVWDARLTSQLLLLFLYLGFMALTRAIEDPRRADKAGAIIALVGAVNVPIIYFSVKWWNTLHQGASVSLNKAPAMAATMLSGMLVMALAAWAYTIAVTLWRVRSLILERERHTEWVAAELNALEGKV; this comes from the coding sequence ATACAAAAGCCCGAACGCAGCAAGAGCCTTTTCCGCTTTGCGGCGCCGCAGATGTTCTACCCGCTGGCGGGCAGGCTGGCACCCTGGTTCGCGGTCGTTGCGGCGGTTCTCGCGGCGATCGGGGTGTGGCTCGGCTTTTTCGTCGCGCCGACCGACGCCGTCCAGGGCGACGTCTATCGCGTCATCTACATCCACGTCGCCGCGGCGTGGATGTCCATGTTCGTCTACCTGGTCATGGCCTTCTGGTCCTTTGTCGGCCTGGTCATGAACACCCGCCTGTCCTTCATCATGTCGCAGGCGCTGGCGCCCACCGGCGCGATGTTCTGCTTCGTCGCGCTGTGGACCGGCTCGTTGTGGGGGAAGCCGACCTGGGGGGCTTACTGGGTGTGGGATGCGCGCCTGACTTCCCAGTTGTTGCTCCTTTTCCTGTATTTGGGATTTATGGCGCTCACGCGCGCGATCGAGGATCCGCGCCGTGCCGACAAGGCGGGCGCGATCATCGCCCTCGTCGGCGCGGTCAACGTGCCCATCATCTATTTCTCCGTGAAGTGGTGGAACACCCTGCACCAGGGCGCATCCGTGAGCCTCAACAAGGCGCCCGCGATGGCGGCGACGATGCTGAGCGGCATGCTGGTCATGGCGCTCGCCGCGTGGGCCTACACCATCGCGGTCACGCTGTGGCGCGTGCGCTCGCTCATCCTGGAACGCGAACGCCATACCGAATGGGTCGCCGCCGAACTGAACGCGCTGGAGGGCAAGGTGTGA
- the napH gene encoding quinol dehydrogenase ferredoxin subunit NapH, with amino-acid sequence MNAAAAPKAVRPRVGADAIAAKGWLRAHRWLLLRRVSQLGILAAFLAGPWFGLWIVKGNLSSSLTLGVLPLTDPFLLAQSLAAGTLPYKEALIGTGIVVAFYLVAGGRVFCSWVCPMNLVTDAAAWLRRRLGLKGGKLPSGDTRYWLLGFMLLAAFATGSLAWEWVNPVSMLHRGLIFGFGLAWGIVGGVFLYDLLIATRGWCGHLCPMGAFYSLLGRAALVRVSAAHRSACDDCMDCFAVCPEPQVIRPALKAAGQDHPVILDRNCTNCGRCIDVCGRNVFRITTRFDRSES; translated from the coding sequence ATGAACGCCGCCGCCGCACCGAAGGCCGTGCGCCCGCGCGTCGGCGCCGACGCGATCGCCGCCAAGGGCTGGCTGCGCGCGCACCGGTGGCTCCTCCTGCGGCGCGTGTCGCAACTCGGCATCCTGGCCGCCTTTCTCGCCGGTCCCTGGTTCGGGCTGTGGATCGTCAAGGGCAACCTGTCGTCCAGCCTCACGCTCGGCGTCCTGCCGCTCACCGACCCTTTCCTACTTGCACAGTCGCTCGCGGCCGGAACGCTCCCGTACAAGGAGGCCCTCATCGGCACCGGCATCGTCGTCGCCTTCTACCTCGTCGCCGGCGGCCGCGTGTTCTGCTCCTGGGTGTGCCCGATGAACCTCGTCACCGACGCCGCCGCGTGGTTGCGCCGGCGCCTCGGCCTCAAGGGCGGCAAGCTCCCCTCGGGCGACACGCGCTACTGGCTGCTCGGTTTCATGCTGCTCGCCGCCTTCGCGACCGGCAGCCTCGCGTGGGAATGGGTCAATCCGGTGTCGATGCTGCACCGCGGCCTCATCTTCGGCTTCGGCCTCGCGTGGGGCATCGTCGGCGGCGTCTTCCTGTACGACCTGTTGATCGCCACGCGCGGCTGGTGCGGCCACCTCTGCCCGATGGGCGCCTTCTACAGCCTGCTCGGCCGCGCCGCACTCGTGCGTGTCAGCGCCGCGCATCGCAGCGCCTGCGACGACTGCATGGACTGCTTCGCCGTCTGCCCCGAACCCCAGGTCATCCGTCCCGCACTCAAGGCGGCCGGCCAGGACCATCCGGTCATCCTCGACCGCAACTGCACCAATTGTGGCCGCTGCATCGATGTGTGCGGCAGGAACGTTTTTCGAATCACGACCCGATTTGATAGGAGCGAGTCATGA
- a CDS encoding nitrate reductase cytochrome c-type subunit, producing the protein MKKQTRNLALALIAAASFGPFGGQALAQQVQSLRGAPVDAAEPATAAAHIRPDGPAISRDYVQQPPLIPHKVEGYEVTKNFNKCMDCHAWSRYQEFNATKVSLTHFKDRDGGELSNISPRRYFCLQCHIPQTDAKPLVDNTFKRAEGLR; encoded by the coding sequence ATGAAAAAACAGACCCGTAACCTGGCGCTGGCGCTCATTGCCGCTGCGAGCTTCGGCCCCTTCGGCGGACAGGCGCTGGCCCAGCAGGTGCAGAGCCTGCGCGGCGCGCCGGTGGACGCCGCCGAGCCGGCCACGGCGGCGGCGCACATCCGGCCCGACGGCCCGGCCATCTCGCGCGACTACGTGCAGCAGCCGCCCCTGATCCCGCACAAGGTCGAGGGCTACGAAGTCACCAAGAACTTCAACAAGTGCATGGACTGCCATGCCTGGAGCCGCTACCAGGAGTTCAACGCCACCAAGGTCAGCCTCACCCACTTCAAGGACCGGGACGGCGGCGAGCTGTCGAACATCTCCCCGCGCCGCTACTTCTGCCTGCAGTGCCACATTCCCCAGACCGACGCCAAACCGCTGGTCGACAACACCTTCAAGCGCGCCGAGGGCCTGCGCTGA